The DNA window CGTTCATAAACTGACGACAATGGCCGCACGGCGTGTAGTTCACCGTGATAGCGCGCAGGGAGGTTTCACCGCGCAGCCAGGCGTGGCTGATGGCGCTCTGCTCTGCATGGACGGTCTGCTGCATGGTGGCGCCGACAAACTCCATGTTGCCGCCAAAGTACCAGCGGCCGCTGACGCCGCGGGCGATAGCCCCGACGTTAAAGTGGGAAAGGTCGGCGCGCGCGCAGGCGGCGGCCAGCGGCAGTAGCGCAAAGGCCAGCGCGTCTTCGTCCAGACCTGTCGCCTGTTGCAGCGTCGCCACCTGATCGGCCTCGAGCAGCGCCGGGAAGTGCGGGTCGGCGAGCATCGGGGCGATGGCCGCCTGCAGGTCTGCTGCCAGAGTCGTCAAAGCAGCTTGAAAACGTGAGTGCATAGCGTTGCCTCATAACAGTGTAATGGGAAACCAGTGTACGGGCGTCAAGGGGTTTCAAGTGTGATTTACATCTCATTGCTAATGCAACTTTTCATCGTTGCATTAATAAATGTGATACGAGTCACATTTTATCCCACTACCGCAAGGATCAGCGGGAATAAAAACGGCGCCATCAACGAGGTGATGATCCCGCACAGCACCAGCGCCAGCGAGCTGAACGCCCCTTCCTGATAGTCCAGTTCCGCACAGCGGGCGGTACCGAGGGCGTGCGAGGCGGTGCCCATCGACAGGCCGCGCGACGCTTTAGTGCGAATACGCATCAGGTTGAGCAGGGTATGGCCGAATACCGCGCCAAGGATGCCGACAAAAATCACGCACACGGCGCTAATGGCCGGGATGCCGCCGATACTGCCGCTCACCGCCATGGCAATCGGCGTGGTCACCGATTTGGGCAGAACAGAGGCGGCGATCTGCGGTGTGGCGCCCATCAGCAGGGCCACGGTGGTGCCAGTGATCATCGCCACGCAGCTGCCGATAAAGCAGATGGTGATGATCGATTTCCAGCGCGCGCGGATCTGGTGCAGCTGTTCATACAGCGGGAAAGCCAGCGCGACCACCGCCGGCTGCAGCAGATCGTTCAGGATCTTGCTGCCGGCAAAATAACGCTCATAGGAGATCCCGGTCAGCAGCAGAAACGGGATTATCACCACCATCGCCACCAGCAGCGGGTTGAGCAGCGGGAATTTGAAGCGGGCCGCCAGTTTGCGGGCGAGGAAAAAGACGATCAGGGTTAGCGGTAGCGACCACCAGATTTCATGCATCATTTTTCTTTTCCTTTTGCCCAATCACTTTGCGTTCGCCGTGCACCAGGTGGGAGCTCCAGCTCACCACCACAAACACCACCAGCGTGCTGATGGCGCAGGAGATGACGACCGGCCCCAGCTGCGCGCGCAGCAGATCCCAGTACTGCATCACGCCGACGCCGATCGGCACGAACAGCAGCGCCATATAGCGGATCAGGATATTGCAGCCGGGGTTGACCCACTGCGGCGGCATAATTTGCAGCGCCAGCAGCACGAAGAGGATCAGCATGCCGATGATGCTGCCGGGGATGGTGATGGGCAGCAGCCCGGCGATAAATATTCCGGCGTATAAGCAGGCGTAAATCAGGACGAAAGCCCGCAGGTAGTGCCAGATAATAGTCAGCGATTTACTCATGGTAATAACCCTTGATGAAGTGCATTCATCATACAATTAATCCCTAAAATGTGCTACCGATCACATCATGAATTCTATGCATAGCGCTGATAGCGTACGGGAACAATAGCCTCTCCCGGCAGGACCTGACAGCTCGCAGCTTTGGGTATATCGGGTCCCACGCTACCTTTTTGGAAGAGAAGCGGCAAATGAAGGCGGTATGAGACGCCGCAGACTCCTGTAAAGCATAGAGATTATCTCCTCGCTTTGCCGCATTCGCCGAATGGGGAATGGCGTACGGTAGGCGGGAAGCATTGAGCACTTTCAACCAACGCCCGGAGGCGCTACCATAGCGCCTCTTTTTTTTCCGGGTAACGATATGCGTGTACTACTGGCGCCGATGGAAGGCGTGCTCGATTCGCTGGTGCGCGAGCTGCTGACCGAAGTGAACGATTACGATCTGTGCATCACCGAGTTTCTGCGGGTGGTGGATCAACTGCTGCCGGTTAAATCGTTCTACAGGCTGTGCCCGGAGCTGCATCATCAAAGCCGCACCCCGTCCGGTACCCGCGTGCGCGTCCAGCTGCTGGGGCAATATCCCGAGTGGCTGGCGGAAAACGCCGCCCGCGCAGTGGCGCTTGGCTCGTGGGGCGTCGATTTAAACTGCGGCTGTCCGTCGAAGCTGGTGAACGGCAGCGGTGGCGGGGCGACGCTGCTGAAAGACCCGGAGCTTATCTATCGCGGCGCGAAGGCGATGCGCGAGGCGGTGCCCGGACATCTGCCGGTGACGGTGAAAGTTCGTCTCGGCTGGGACAGTGGCGAACGGCGCTTTGAAATCGCCGACGCGGTGCAGCAG is part of the Klebsiella quasipneumoniae subsp. quasipneumoniae genome and encodes:
- a CDS encoding CidB/LrgB family autolysis modulator; translation: MMHEIWWSLPLTLIVFFLARKLAARFKFPLLNPLLVAMVVIIPFLLLTGISYERYFAGSKILNDLLQPAVVALAFPLYEQLHQIRARWKSIITICFIGSCVAMITGTTVALLMGATPQIAASVLPKSVTTPIAMAVSGSIGGIPAISAVCVIFVGILGAVFGHTLLNLMRIRTKASRGLSMGTASHALGTARCAELDYQEGAFSSLALVLCGIITSLMAPFLFPLILAVVG
- a CDS encoding CidA/LrgA family protein, with amino-acid sequence MSKSLTIIWHYLRAFVLIYACLYAGIFIAGLLPITIPGSIIGMLILFVLLALQIMPPQWVNPGCNILIRYMALLFVPIGVGVMQYWDLLRAQLGPVVISCAISTLVVFVVVSWSSHLVHGERKVIGQKEKKNDA
- the dusC gene encoding tRNA dihydrouridine(16) synthase DusC produces the protein MRVLLAPMEGVLDSLVRELLTEVNDYDLCITEFLRVVDQLLPVKSFYRLCPELHHQSRTPSGTRVRVQLLGQYPEWLAENAARAVALGSWGVDLNCGCPSKLVNGSGGGATLLKDPELIYRGAKAMREAVPGHLPVTVKVRLGWDSGERRFEIADAVQQAGASELVVHGRTKEDGYKAERINWQAIGEIRRRLTIPVVANGEIWDWQSAQDCMAVTGCDSVMIGRGALNVPNLSRVIKYNEPRMPWPQVVQLLQKYTRLEKQGDTGLYHVARIKQWLGYLRKEYTEALTLFNEIRALQTSAEIAAAIARY